The Jannaschia sp. GRR-S6-38 genomic interval CGCCAAGGGCCATGCCTATGCCGCCGACGGCCACGTGCTCTTCGCGGTCGACAGCTTCGCGGATTACGGCGCGCTGTCGGGCCGCTCGGTCGATGACATGATCGCCGGCGCCCGGGTCGAGGTCGCCCCCTTCAAGCGCGACCCGATGGATTTCGTGCTCTGGAAGCCGTCCGATGCCGACCAGCCGGGCTGGGACAGCCCCTGGGGTCGCGGCCGACCCGGCTGGCATATCGAGTGCTCGGCCATGACGCGCGAATTGCTGGGGCCCGCCTTCGACATCCATGGCGGCGGCACCGACCTGATGTTCCCGCATCACGAGAACGAGCTCGCGCAATCCTGCTGCGCCGACCCGGACGCGGGCTTCGCGCGGGTCTGGCTGCACAACGAGATGCTGCAGGTCGAGGGGCGGAAGATGTCCAAGTCCCTGGGCAATTTCTTCACCGTGCGCGACCTGCTGGATCGCGGGATCCCGGGCGAGGTGATCCGGTTCGTGTTCCTCGGCACGCATTATTCGAAGCCGATGGACTGGACCGGGGAGAAGGCGCGCGAGGCCGAGGCGACCCTGCGGAAGTGGCGGGCGATGGCCGCGGATGGCGGCGCGGTGCATCCCGAGGTGCTGGACGCGCTGCGCGATGACCTGAACGCGCCGGGGGCGATTGCGGTGCTGCACCGGCTGGCCAAGGCGGGCGACGGCGCGGGGCTGCGGGCCTCGGCCGAAATGCTGGGGCTGCTGGGCGACGGGATGGGCGGCTGGCTGCAACAACATCTGAATGATCCGGATCAAGAAGACGTTGTACGGGATATTGAGAAAGCAATTTCTGAGCGGAATGAGGCGAGGAGTAGAAAGGACTTCGTGACCGCTGATGCGATTAGAGCATTTCTGCAGGCCGGAGGAATAGCCCTCAAAGACGACGGGCCAAATTCCTCTTGGTCACAGTCAGATAAAGAAGAAGCTTTCGGTTGGGCGAAATTATACGCTCTTGCTTGCGAGCGACGCATTAATTTCGACGTTTCACTTATCCAAAAGCTTGGCGGCGAACGGCGGCCATCGCCGGTTCAATTCGAGCTTGGTGGCGATATTCGGCACGCAGGTGTTAGTGGTTCGATGTATCCGCGCTTCAATCCAAAGCTGATTAGCCTGGCGTCGGTCGTCGCTGCAGTATGACCCGCGAACGCCTCCACCTCTACGACACCACGCTGCGCGACGGGCAGCAGACGCAGGGCGTGCAGTTCTCTGCGGCCGAGAAGCACGAGATCGCGGGCATGCTCGACGCGCTGGGCGTCGACATGATCGAGGGCGGCTGGCCCGGCGCCAACCCAACCGACAGCGAGTTCTTCGACGCGCCGCCGACGACGCGCGCGACGCTCACGGCCTTCGGCATGACCAAGCGGGCCGGGCGGTCGGCGGATAATGACGACGTGCTGGCCGCCGTTCTGAACGCCGGGACCAGCGCCGTCTGCCTGGTGGGCAAGACCCATCCGTTCCATGTCGAGACCGCGCTGGGCATCGGCCTCGACGAAAACCTCGCCGCGATCCGCGACTCGGTCGCGCATCTGGTGGCGCGGCAGCGCGAGGCGTTGTTCGATGCGGAGCATTTCTTCGACGGCTACGCCGCCGATCCCGATTACGCCGTGGCTTGCCTGCGCGCCGCGCTCGACGCGGGCGCGCGCTGGGTCGTGCTCTGCGACACCAATGGCGGCACCATGCCCGCGCGCATCGCCGAGGTGGTGCGCGCCGTCATCGCGGCCGGCATCCCGGGCGACCGGCTGGGCATCCATACCCATAACGACACCGAGCAGGCCGTGGCCGGCACCCTGGCCGCGGTCGAGGCCGGCGCGCGCCAGATCCAGGGCACGCTGAACGGGCTGGGCGAGCGCTGCGGCAACGCCAACCTGACCGCGCTGATCCCCACGCTGCTCCTGAAGGAGCCCTTCGCCAGCCGCTTCGAGACCGGCATCGCGCGCGACCGGCTGCCGATGCTGATGCAGGTCTCGCGGCGTCTGGACGACATCCTGAACCGCGTGCCCCGGCGCGAGGCGGCCTATGTCGGTGCCTCGGCCTTCGCGCATAAGGCGGGGCTGCATGCCAGCGCGATCCTGAAGGATCCGACCACCTACGAACACGTGCCCCCCGAAGCTGTCGGCAACATGCGCGTCGTGCCGATGTCGAACCAGGCGGGGCTGTCGAACCTGCGCCGCCGCCTGGCCGAGGCGGGGCTGGAGGGCGCGCCCGATCAGCTTTCCCGCATCCTGACCCGCGTGAAGGAGGCCGAGGATCGCGGCTATGCCTTCGACGTGGCCCAGGCCAGCTTCGAGCTGATCGCCCGCGAGGAGCTGGGGCTGCTGCCGGATTTCTTCGAGGTGAAGCGCTACCGCGTCACGGTCGAGCGGCGGAAGAACAAATACGACCGGATGGTCAGCCTGTCCGAGGCCGTCGTCGTCGTGAAGGTCGATGGCGAGAAGAAGCTGTCGGTCTCCGAAAGCCTCGACGAGACCGGCAGCGACCGCGGCCCGGTCAACGCGCTTTCGAAGGCGCTGGCCAAGGATCTGGGGCGCTACCAGGGGCAGATCGACGACATGCGCCTGACCGATTACCGCGTGCGGATCATGCAGGGCGGCACCGAGGCGGTGACCCGCGTCATCATCGACCACGAGGACGGCAAGGGGCGGCGCTGGTCCACGGTGGGCGTCTCGGCCAATATCGTCGATGCGAGCTTCGAGGCGCTGCTGGACGCGGTGCGCTGGAAGCTATGTCAGGAGGCATGACCGAAACCGCCCCCGGATCCAGTGACGACATCGCCGCCTGCGCCGACCTGGTCCGCCGCGGCGACCCCGCGCGGTTCCGCGCCGTGATGGCCGCGCCGGTGCGGCTGCGCGCGATGCTGTTCCCGCTTTACGCCTTCAACATCGAGGTCGCGCGCGCGCCCTGGGTCACCAGCGAGCCGATGATCGCGCAGATGCGGCTGCAGTGGTGGCGCGAGGCGCTGGACGAGATCGCGGCGGGCGGCAAGGTGCGGCGCCACGAGGTGGTGACCCCGCTCGCGGCCGTGGTGGACCGGCGCGCGGCGCAGGATCTCGACGACATGATCGTCGCGCGCCACGACGATATCGAGGGGCTGCGGATCGCCGATCCGGCGGATCTCACCCGCTATCTCGACCGCACGGCGGGGACGCTTCTGTGGTCGGCCGCGCGGCTGGCGGGGGCCGAGGATGCGGCGGCGGTGCGCGATGGGGGGCTTGCGCATGGCATCGCCTCCTGGCTGCTGGCCGCGCCGGACCTGGCGAAGCGCGGGCGCGCGCCGCTGCCGCCTGGCCCGCCCGAAGACCGGGTCCGCGACCTGGCCGAGGCGGGATTGGCGGCGCTGGCGCGGTTTCGCGAGGCCCGGCCCCCGAAAGCGGCGCGCGGCGTGTTCCTGGTGCTGAGTGACGTGGGCCCCATCCTGCGCGCCTTTCGCGACCGGCCGGGCGACCAGCCCGACCTGTCGGATGCGGGCAGCCGCTGGCGGCTGATGCGCGCGGCGGTTACGGGCCGGGTCTAGGCCCGTTCGGCCTTGAGGTAGCCGCGCATGCCGTAGATCAGCGGCGTGCCCGTCTCCTCGACGCGCACGGCGCGGACGGCGCCGATGATGACGTGATGGGTTCCGACCAAATCCGCCGATTGCAGCGTGCAGTCGAAGCTCGCCAGCGCCTTCAGGACCGGTGCGCCGGTGGCGAGCCGGGTGACCGGCAGCCCGTCGAACCGTGCGGCGCCCTGCGCCTCGGTGCGGCCGGCGAAGAGATCGGCCAGCGGCTGCTGCTCGTGTTCCAGCACGTTCACCGCGAAGCAGCGGTTCGCGAGGATCGGCTCGGCCGCCGAGGCCCCCTTGTTCACGCAGACGAGGATCGTCGGCGCCTCGCCATCGGCGGAGACGCTGGTCATGGCCGAGACCGTCACGCCGGCCAGCCCCGCGGGCCCGTCGGTCGTGACCACGCTGACCGTCGCCGCGGCGCGGGACATTGCGTGGATGAAGGCGTCGCGGAGGGGGGGCTGATCCATGCCCCCCACGTAGCCGAACCGCGCCCCGAGTCGAGGGCTTTCCCTCGGGCGGCGGCCATGCTCATGTCGCCCCGCGACAGACGGAGACGAGCCATGGCCCTGCAGGATGCGCGCGATCAGGTGGACCGGGCCTTCACGCGGGAGGATCCGCGGGGCCTGTCCTTCGAGAACGCCTTCGGCGGCGCCCCCTCGATCTTCCGCCGCCGCTACACCAAGGATCTGGCCGGGTACGATCTGGCCGTCACCGGCGTGCCCTTCGACCAGGCGGTGACGCACCGCCCCGGCGCGCGGTTCGGCCCCCGCGCCATCCGCGAGGCGAGCGCGCTGCAGCCCTTCGACCCGCCCTATGGCTGGGACTACTCGCCGCTCGACGAGTTCGCGGTGGCCGATTACGGCGATGTCGGCTTCGACTACGCCAAGGTCGCCGACTTCCCCGGCGCGCTGCGCGACCATGTGCGGGGCATCCTGCTGCAGGGCGCGGGCTGCATCGCAATGGGGGGCGATCACTATGTCAGCTTCCCGATCCTACAGGCGCATGCCGAGAAATACGGGCCCCTGGCGCTGATCCAGTTCGACGCGCATTCCGACACCTGGCCCGACGACGACATGGACCGGATCGACCACGGGACGATGTTCTACAAGGCGGTGAAGACCGGCGTGATCGACCCGGAACGCTCGGTCCAGGTCGGGATCCGCACGGTCAATCCGGATACGCTGGGCGTGACGACGATCGACGCGCGGGCGGTGCACGAGGCCGCCCCGGGCGAGATCGCGGCGCGGATCAAGCAGGTGGTCGGCGACCGGCCCTGCTATCTCACCTTCGATATCGACGCGCTGGACCCGGCCTTCGCGCCGGGCACCGGCACGCCGGTCTGGGGCGGGCTGTCGAGCGGGCAGGCGGCGGCGATCCTGCGCGATCTGGCGGGGATCGACCTTGTCGGGGGCGACGTGGTCGAGGTCTCGCCGCCCTATGACACGACGGGCGCAACCGCCATCGCGGGGGCGCATGTGGTGATGGAGCTGATCTGTCTCTGGGGCTGGACGCGGCGGGCGGGCTGAGACGCGTCAGGTCCCACCGGGCATCGGGAAGCCGCCGAAGCGGTCGAGCGCCCGGTCGCGCAGCGTCTTGGCCTGCGTCAGCGCATCCGACAGGAGCGGACCCAGCACCGGCTTTCCGACGCAGGCGACCGGCTCCAGCGGCGCGATCCGCTCGCTGAGCTTGTCGTCGAGATTGCCGCTGACGAAGATGCAGGGCACATCGGCCTCCTCGCGGAGCCATTGGGCGACGTCGATGCCGTCCTCGCCGTTCTTCAGCCGGATATCCATCAGCGCGACGTCGGGTCGGTCGCGGATGACGCTGCGCTTGGCGGTCGCGAAATCGGGCGCGGTGCCCGACACGACATGGCCCATATCCGTGATCTCGTATTCGAGGTCGATCGCGATGAGGGTCTCATCCTCGACGATCAAAACCTTCAGAGGGTCTTCCTGTCGCATATCAACCCTCCCAGCACCGATCATCCCGCAGACATGACGCCTTGCATATCAGCGATGACGCATTCACGTCCATCGCGTTCTTCGAATTCGACGGATGCGTCCAATTGCCGGGCGATGCTGTCGACGATGCGCCGGCTGACCGAATTCGAGCCGCGCGATCCGGAGCCGTCGTAATGTACGCGGAGCCGGAGCGTGTCGTCGACCTCGGAGAGCTCTACGTCCACGTGGCGGCTGCGGCCCTCGGTCAGCGGCGGCGTGATCAACTCGTTGACCAGAAGTGCGAGGCTGATGGCCCGGTCGGTCGTCAGGACGACCGGGGCGCAATTGCAGGCGACGCTGGCGCCGTCGGGGGCCAGTTCGTCAATCGCGCGGCAGAGCTTGG includes:
- the cysS gene encoding cysteine--tRNA ligase; its protein translation is MTRPTIRLRNSATRRIEPFAPIDPDNVRLYLCGPTVYDRAHLGNARNVILFDVLARLLRHDYGADHVTYARNVTDVDDKINARAAETGRSIREVTEETLGWFHDDMAALGNAAPDLEPRATEYIPQMIAMIEELIAKGHAYAADGHVLFAVDSFADYGALSGRSVDDMIAGARVEVAPFKRDPMDFVLWKPSDADQPGWDSPWGRGRPGWHIECSAMTRELLGPAFDIHGGGTDLMFPHHENELAQSCCADPDAGFARVWLHNEMLQVEGRKMSKSLGNFFTVRDLLDRGIPGEVIRFVFLGTHYSKPMDWTGEKAREAEATLRKWRAMAADGGAVHPEVLDALRDDLNAPGAIAVLHRLAKAGDGAGLRASAEMLGLLGDGMGGWLQQHLNDPDQEDVVRDIEKAISERNEARSRKDFVTADAIRAFLQAGGIALKDDGPNSSWSQSDKEEAFGWAKLYALACERRINFDVSLIQKLGGERRPSPVQFELGGDIRHAGVSGSMYPRFNPKLISLASVVAAV
- the speB gene encoding agmatinase, whose protein sequence is MALQDARDQVDRAFTREDPRGLSFENAFGGAPSIFRRRYTKDLAGYDLAVTGVPFDQAVTHRPGARFGPRAIREASALQPFDPPYGWDYSPLDEFAVADYGDVGFDYAKVADFPGALRDHVRGILLQGAGCIAMGGDHYVSFPILQAHAEKYGPLALIQFDAHSDTWPDDDMDRIDHGTMFYKAVKTGVIDPERSVQVGIRTVNPDTLGVTTIDARAVHEAAPGEIAARIKQVVGDRPCYLTFDIDALDPAFAPGTGTPVWGGLSSGQAAAILRDLAGIDLVGGDVVEVSPPYDTTGATAIAGAHVVMELICLWGWTRRAG
- a CDS encoding flavin reductase family protein; the protein is MDQPPLRDAFIHAMSRAAATVSVVTTDGPAGLAGVTVSAMTSVSADGEAPTILVCVNKGASAAEPILANRCFAVNVLEHEQQPLADLFAGRTEAQGAARFDGLPVTRLATGAPVLKALASFDCTLQSADLVGTHHVIIGAVRAVRVEETGTPLIYGMRGYLKAERA
- the cimA gene encoding citramalate synthase, whose translation is MTRERLHLYDTTLRDGQQTQGVQFSAAEKHEIAGMLDALGVDMIEGGWPGANPTDSEFFDAPPTTRATLTAFGMTKRAGRSADNDDVLAAVLNAGTSAVCLVGKTHPFHVETALGIGLDENLAAIRDSVAHLVARQREALFDAEHFFDGYAADPDYAVACLRAALDAGARWVVLCDTNGGTMPARIAEVVRAVIAAGIPGDRLGIHTHNDTEQAVAGTLAAVEAGARQIQGTLNGLGERCGNANLTALIPTLLLKEPFASRFETGIARDRLPMLMQVSRRLDDILNRVPRREAAYVGASAFAHKAGLHASAILKDPTTYEHVPPEAVGNMRVVPMSNQAGLSNLRRRLAEAGLEGAPDQLSRILTRVKEAEDRGYAFDVAQASFELIAREELGLLPDFFEVKRYRVTVERRKNKYDRMVSLSEAVVVVKVDGEKKLSVSESLDETGSDRGPVNALSKALAKDLGRYQGQIDDMRLTDYRVRIMQGGTEAVTRVIIDHEDGKGRRWSTVGVSANIVDASFEALLDAVRWKLCQEA
- a CDS encoding response regulator encodes the protein MRQEDPLKVLIVEDETLIAIDLEYEITDMGHVVSGTAPDFATAKRSVIRDRPDVALMDIRLKNGEDGIDVAQWLREEADVPCIFVSGNLDDKLSERIAPLEPVACVGKPVLGPLLSDALTQAKTLRDRALDRFGGFPMPGGT
- a CDS encoding squalene/phytoene synthase family protein, whose translation is MTETAPGSSDDIAACADLVRRGDPARFRAVMAAPVRLRAMLFPLYAFNIEVARAPWVTSEPMIAQMRLQWWREALDEIAAGGKVRRHEVVTPLAAVVDRRAAQDLDDMIVARHDDIEGLRIADPADLTRYLDRTAGTLLWSAARLAGAEDAAAVRDGGLAHGIASWLLAAPDLAKRGRAPLPPGPPEDRVRDLAEAGLAALARFREARPPKAARGVFLVLSDVGPILRAFRDRPGDQPDLSDAGSRWRLMRAAVTGRV